The following proteins are co-located in the Bacillus pumilus genome:
- the bioB gene encoding biotin synthase BioB has translation MGKQMSLSWEAIAEKAMKNEPITMQEGLDILEADDGELLPIMHAAYQVRFHFFQKKVKLNMIFNAKSGYCPENCGYCSQSMISKAPVERYTMLDQKTIVDGAREALKRKAGTYCIVASGRAPSHRELDEVTAAVKEITETMPLKVCACLGLLNEDKAKRLKEAGVHRYNHNINTHHDHHTQITTTHTYDDRVSTIERVKQSGMSPCSGVIIGMGETNQQIVEMAFALRALDADSIPVNFLHAIEGTPLEHQERTHPIKALKVLALMRFINPTKEIRVSGGREFNLRTLQPLALYAANSIFVGDYLTTKGQQVQTDHHIIEDLGFEIEECAL, from the coding sequence ATGGGAAAGCAAATGTCTTTATCTTGGGAAGCGATAGCGGAGAAAGCGATGAAAAATGAACCGATCACGATGCAGGAGGGTCTAGACATTCTTGAAGCGGACGATGGAGAATTGTTACCTATTATGCATGCAGCCTATCAAGTGCGTTTTCATTTTTTTCAAAAAAAGGTGAAGTTGAATATGATTTTTAACGCCAAAAGCGGATATTGTCCTGAGAACTGCGGATATTGTTCACAGTCTATGATTTCAAAAGCACCAGTTGAAAGATATACAATGCTTGATCAAAAGACTATTGTGGACGGTGCACGCGAGGCACTAAAAAGAAAAGCAGGTACATATTGTATTGTGGCAAGCGGGAGAGCACCCTCGCACCGGGAATTAGATGAAGTGACTGCGGCAGTTAAGGAGATTACTGAGACGATGCCTTTGAAGGTGTGTGCCTGTCTTGGGTTATTAAATGAAGACAAAGCGAAGCGGCTGAAGGAAGCTGGTGTCCATCGATATAATCATAATATTAATACACATCATGATCATCATACTCAAATTACGACGACTCATACATATGATGACCGCGTGTCGACCATTGAGCGGGTCAAACAGTCTGGTATGTCACCTTGCTCAGGTGTCATTATTGGGATGGGTGAAACGAATCAGCAAATTGTTGAAATGGCTTTTGCGCTAAGAGCACTTGATGCGGATTCAATCCCCGTCAACTTTCTTCACGCAATCGAAGGAACTCCACTTGAACATCAAGAACGGACACACCCGATAAAAGCGTTGAAGGTTTTGGCGCTGATGAGATTCATCAATCCAACAAAGGAAATTCGAGTATCAGGAGGTAGAGAGTTTAATTTACGGACACTCCAGCCGCTAGCACTTTATGCGGCGAATTCCATCTTTGTAGGCGATTATTTAACAACAAAGGGCCAGCAAGTACAAACGGATCATCACATCATCGAGGATTTAGGTTTTGAGATCGAAGAATGTGCATTATAA
- a CDS encoding stress protein, with amino-acid sequence MRKTSKFFVGSVIATSMVAVPLSLTTFGQTAEAATTTGVDGSVSIDPVAIADKIEEAVKTSQNRDGFVKNAAYSAFYEAGQNYNVVVQNLSQDHDFSGLNNVVYYDSVEYDGITFGIWVFEDGTFVNNGDGGYINWTFVGSFDREEGSGTVDFHKRF; translated from the coding sequence ATGAGAAAAACAAGCAAATTTTTTGTCGGTTCTGTGATCGCTACTTCAATGGTTGCTGTCCCTCTATCTCTTACGACTTTTGGTCAAACGGCTGAAGCTGCTACAACAACAGGTGTTGATGGAAGTGTATCCATTGATCCAGTAGCCATTGCCGATAAAATTGAAGAAGCAGTGAAAACATCTCAAAATCGGGATGGTTTTGTAAAAAATGCGGCTTATAGTGCATTCTATGAAGCAGGTCAAAACTATAATGTGGTTGTCCAAAACTTAAGCCAAGACCATGACTTTAGCGGGCTGAACAATGTTGTCTATTATGATAGTGTTGAATATGACGGTATTACGTTTGGTATTTGGGTATTTGAAGATGGTACGTTTGTCAACAATGGTGACGGCGGATATATTAACTGGACCTTTGTTGGCAGCTTTGACCGTGAAGAAGGCAGCGGTACTGTCGATTTCCATAAAAGATTCTAA
- a CDS encoding undecaprenyl-diphosphate phosphatase, translating to MNLWDLFVALVLGIVEGLTEYAPVSSTGHMIIVDDLWLKSKEIITPEAANTFKVVIQLGSILAVMIVFKDRILNLLGLKKNITEEQKRSGHKLTIAQIAVGLVPAVILGFLFEDYIDKYLFDVRTVAVGLILGAVLMLIADWINKRKTETSSVDNMTYKQALYIGLFQCLALWPGFSRSGSTIAGGVILGLNHRAAADFTFIMAMPIMAGASFLTLVKNAEYLTTDMLPFFIVGFVSAFIVALFVVRFFLKLINKIKLVPFAIYRIILGLILFILFM from the coding sequence ATGAATTTATGGGATTTATTCGTGGCACTGGTTTTAGGAATTGTCGAGGGGTTAACAGAGTATGCACCTGTCTCATCTACAGGGCACATGATCATTGTCGATGATCTTTGGTTAAAATCGAAGGAAATTATTACGCCAGAGGCAGCAAACACATTTAAAGTCGTGATCCAGTTAGGCTCTATTCTAGCTGTAATGATCGTGTTCAAAGATCGTATTTTGAACTTGTTAGGCTTAAAGAAAAATATCACAGAAGAACAAAAGCGCAGTGGACATAAGCTGACCATTGCTCAAATTGCTGTTGGACTCGTCCCAGCCGTCATTTTAGGATTCTTATTTGAAGATTATATTGATAAATATTTGTTTGACGTCAGAACGGTCGCTGTCGGTTTGATTTTAGGGGCGGTGCTGATGCTTATCGCTGACTGGATCAATAAACGTAAAACAGAAACAAGCTCTGTGGACAACATGACGTACAAACAGGCACTTTATATCGGGCTGTTTCAATGTTTGGCATTATGGCCTGGCTTCTCGCGTTCAGGTTCTACCATCGCAGGCGGCGTTATTCTTGGTCTGAACCACCGAGCTGCAGCTGACTTTACGTTTATCATGGCGATGCCGATTATGGCGGGAGCAAGTTTCTTAACACTCGTGAAAAATGCCGAATATTTAACAACAGATATGCTTCCATTTTTTATTGTCGGCTTTGTGAGTGCGTTTATTGTAGCTCTCTTTGTTGTTCGATTCTTCCTAAAACTGATCAATAAAATCAAACTGGTGCCTTTTGCGATATACCGAATTATCCTAGGTCTGATTTTATTTATCCTGTTTATGTAA
- a CDS encoding AI-2E family transporter translates to MNSMQMWSSRFRKFFLDNKFVLFLLVLLLIGLNILVFMKTSFIFIPLIVLVKTIALPIILTGVVYYLLNPVVNLLERFRIKRIYSILLLYLVIIGVMTVTIVSIIPFLQAQTMSLFHNLPKYVDTVEDQIRQLTGSNFINQVQNTMNFNVSELASKASTQATSILESTFTGVGTFLGALTEIIISIVTVPFILFYLLKDGKKLPDYFLKFIPNKLRDHTHIVLHEMNHRLSSYIRGQIIVSFCIGVLLLIGYMIIGLDYALLLALIASCTSVVPYLGPTIAITPAIVIALVTSPIMLLKLIIVWTVVQLIEGKFISPQVMGKNLHIHPVTIIFVLLTAGKLFSVIGIIVAIPTYAVLKVITTHLFDWFKMRSNLYKEEKV, encoded by the coding sequence ATGAATTCTATGCAAATGTGGAGCAGTCGATTTAGAAAATTCTTTCTTGATAACAAGTTTGTTCTCTTTTTACTCGTCCTGCTATTAATCGGATTGAATATCCTTGTTTTCATGAAAACATCTTTTATTTTCATACCGCTCATTGTACTCGTCAAAACCATTGCCTTACCGATTATTCTAACGGGGGTTGTGTATTATTTATTAAATCCGGTTGTCAACTTGTTAGAGAGATTTAGAATCAAGCGGATCTATTCGATTTTGCTTTTATATCTTGTCATTATTGGCGTTATGACAGTGACCATTGTGTCCATTATTCCTTTCTTACAAGCGCAAACCATGAGTTTGTTTCATAACCTTCCGAAATACGTCGATACGGTAGAAGATCAAATTAGACAATTAACAGGCAGCAACTTCATTAATCAAGTGCAAAATACGATGAACTTTAATGTGTCTGAATTAGCCAGTAAAGCGTCAACCCAAGCGACAAGTATTTTGGAAAGCACCTTCACCGGTGTAGGGACATTTTTGGGTGCGCTGACTGAAATCATTATCTCGATTGTCACAGTCCCATTCATTCTATTTTACCTATTAAAAGACGGCAAAAAATTGCCGGACTATTTCTTGAAATTTATTCCGAATAAGCTAAGAGATCATACACATATCGTGCTGCATGAAATGAATCATCGCCTTAGCTCATATATTCGCGGGCAGATCATTGTCAGCTTCTGTATCGGTGTTCTTCTCTTAATTGGATACATGATTATCGGTTTAGACTACGCCTTACTGCTGGCCCTCATTGCCTCATGTACAAGTGTCGTTCCTTATCTGGGCCCAACGATTGCCATTACACCAGCGATTGTGATTGCCCTTGTCACGTCACCAATTATGCTGTTAAAATTGATCATTGTTTGGACGGTTGTCCAGCTGATTGAAGGGAAATTCATTTCTCCGCAGGTCATGGGGAAAAACCTTCATATCCATCCGGTTACCATCATTTTTGTTCTTTTAACAGCTGGTAAATTGTTCAGCGTGATCGGCATCATTGTCGCTATTCCGACGTACGCCGTTCTGAAAGTCATCACGACCCACTTATTTGATTGGTTCAAAATGCGATCCAATTTGTATAAAGAAGAAAAGGTTTGA
- a CDS encoding DoxX family protein has protein sequence MKRILHIGSTYVFALLFIAAGVFHVIEPGGFARMMNGWPFPYVMVYATACLEWLLAVLLLLPNVRIAAAKGIAVYLVLIFPANLFAAREGIPFPGQESTERAMLWMRLIGQPILILWAMSIARLEKKLKQ, from the coding sequence ATGAAGCGCATCCTGCATATAGGAAGTACATACGTCTTTGCGCTTTTATTCATAGCAGCCGGTGTTTTTCATGTGATAGAGCCAGGCGGCTTTGCCCGCATGATGAATGGCTGGCCATTTCCCTATGTGATGGTCTATGCTACTGCTTGCTTGGAATGGCTGCTGGCAGTTCTACTGCTTCTGCCAAACGTCAGGATTGCGGCAGCAAAAGGGATTGCTGTCTATCTTGTACTCATTTTCCCAGCAAACCTATTTGCGGCGCGAGAGGGGATTCCATTTCCAGGTCAAGAGAGCACAGAACGAGCCATGCTATGGATGAGGCTCATTGGACAACCGATTCTGATTTTATGGGCAATGTCCATTGCAAGATTGGAAAAAAAGCTAAAACAATGA